The Fundulus heteroclitus isolate FHET01 unplaced genomic scaffold, MU-UCD_Fhet_4.1 scaffold_46, whole genome shotgun sequence genomic sequence ACGATTGGAGCTCTCACGCGAAGCCACCTATAACAGAATATAGTCACTAGATTTCTTGCTTTTTGAGAAAAAGATCAGTGGATgagtctgaaaagttgctaattATAGCGACAAATTGGCAGCAGTGAGCTTCCTCAGTTTAAATTCTCACCACTGACCTCACTCTTCCCGtcacaaatattgcagcgaGCATACTCTGCAGCACATTTTGAGAATGTTTTCAGAGAAACTTGGAGAAAGTCTGGATGCCTCCGAGTTAAGCTGTTAACATGAAAATGTGTTGTAGGTCTGCATTATGCTAAGTGGTGGATGCAGAGGGCCACCGCCATTCCCCACCAGGAACCATAAGCAAGCAGAGAGGACCCCAGGAATTCAGCAGTCCCACCAGGACATGGGGGACCACAGTCTACCAACCCCGCCGGGCTCCGGTCACCCAAGTAGGTCAGGTGCCATGCCAGAACCCCAGCCGGCGGATGTGGGTCAGCACCGAGTGATCGTTACTTCAGCTTTGGAACAGCTCAGATGTGGCAGTGACCACTAACGAGTTCCCACAGAAAGTTAGTTTGGAGGAAAAACTCAGATAGGAAGTTCAACAAAAataaggcttttattttggaataaaAGATGCATGGTTGGGTCGCAGTGATTCTGTTTGGGTCGCTGTGGTTCCGTCTGTGCCGCTGTGGTTCTTTCTGGGTCAGTGGGATTCTGTGGGCTTGGTGAGAAGCTGAGAAGAAAACTCAAACAGATCTTTGTTGACCTTCTTCAGGGTCTGAACTTCTTCTTCCAGCTCTGCAACCCGAACCTTCGTGTTTTCACCATCACCCAACACCGACTGCAAACAATCAGAGCGGATCAGAACCTGTTATCATaatctttgttgttttgaacAACTTTAATTTAGCAGTAACAGAATGCAAGCCCCGTCCTTCTCACCTTGTCGCTCACAGCGCGCATCAGTGAGTACAACCTGTCAGCTTTCTGCAAGTATGACTCCTCCTCATCCTGAAAGCAGGAAGCACGGCGAAGTCAAAACATGTCGGACACATGACCATtcacattcagatgtcagaagGAAACAAGTTTTACTTCTTAAAGTAGTCTCAGAAGCAAGGATGGGCTGCAATTTCAAAACAACAGATTTTGTATTCAACCCaacaattaaataatttcaaGCCTCTTCAGAATGAAAAAAGTGTTGAGCTGATTTCAAACTAAAATTCTGTTCAGAGCCAAccgaatgatttaaatgaaaaaaccTGATCAAGTTACCCCACGCCTGCAGCTGAGGAACTGCAGAGTTCTCTTTCATAGCATTCGTGTCTCACTATGGGGAACGCCTCCTGCGTGACCTCGTCAGAACCTTAAATGTCATTATACCAGCCTGACCCAATGTGGCTGGCTTCATAGACGTCTATGCCAGGGAGGCTCCAAACCCCCACCCTATAAATAGGGCTGGCATAACATCAATCGTCATTCAAAAACTTCTCGCTTGTCTCAGAAGCCTTACAGACAACTGTACCACTGGGCACTAAGCTAAACAGTCCAAAGACCGGTTGCACATCTCATTCCCGGCCACATAGTTGTCTGCTAGCTTGTGGAAGTAGCAATACTTTTCCTGGCTAGAATAAGCGTGAGTAGCAAGTCAATCGCGCTTCCTtactggtggtggtcagagggcccagtggcgccggtgcatggcagcctcgcctctgtcagcctgccccaggacTGCGGTAGcaactaacatagctcaccaccgtcagggtgtgaatgtgtgtgtgaatgggtgaatgactaagactgtagtgtaaagcactttggaggtcgtcaagactagttaaaaaagcgctatacaagtacaagccatttaccatttactttaAGCAAGTAGAAATACTTTGCCATAAAGGTAGGAATACCATACAATACAATACCGGTAGCAATACCATTGGCCAAAAGCACTAGCTAGCTCATACTAGTTAGCTGCGCAAGCCTGATAGCTGGCAATGGCTACCGCGATGAACACAGGTGCAGGTGAGGATGGCCCCTATGCTCTGCCCCAGCGGCTGATTTCCTCGTGTAACACTCATCCTGTGTGTGCGGCTGGCCTTGTTGTGAGCCATGCCGAGCAGCATTTACCTCCACAGTGCGGCTTtttggaccagtttcggtccaatctgctggcatAATGTCTTTaacaaccgcccattactaaggggtggacctgtttcgattgaatttgcatgttatctaagacattacaaggcctttgttaggcagtagtataaagcttggtactcatcattactccagactttttgaattgagaaagcttcctggagaggaagagaaacgtcttcaactacggaaaacaagtccagttgttttgttttttactttttttggaatgaccatgacctgatgactgagaatcttcaccagcatgttaCCACGGTACAAATTACTGTTCTGACGTCATCCTTAGACCAGCTGCCTCAGGGGAAAAACTGGAGATCACTACTGCACCGATCTGCCCCTCCAGtttaaaatcacttttaaaaCTTGACTTCCTCTGAggatatataatataaaaaataatttaaaaaatgacttaTCAAAAAGGCCATCAAAACCTTCAGCAGGGACTTTACTGGAAGATTAAATCAACTGAAACTAAACTCTAACTCCGGGTAACTAAATGTgactcaatttaaaaaaaaataatctgctgtcaaaaataaagctgaaactTTAACTCCAATTAAAACTATCCAACTCCAACTAAGAATACATTCACGTTAAAGCcagaataaaattattaaataaaagttgcaCACTCACCTGGGCTTGACGGGCGGGGCGAACACAAACCTCCCCAGCCTCGCCGTCACTTCCCTCTGAGGCGTGGAGGTGTCGACTAAAACGTGGCAGAGGGATGGCGGGCCGACTGTCGGGCAGGAACATGTTTGCTGAAACAGCCATGATGACGGCGTTTGTCACGGGGCCTGAACACAtgacaggaagtgatgtcacaGTGGGAATCATTTTGCCCAAACAAAAGACCAACAGAGGAAGCAGGCCAATCAGGAGCCATCTGAACGGTGAAATCTGGTAGATGGAGTTACACAACTAGTTTAATGATGGGTCTAAACATCATTTACTAATCAGTGTATTGATTGGCTTAATGTTTGACTAGTTTATTTACTGGGATTTTGGCCAGGCTGCTGAGCAAGTTGTTACTAAGTTCAGGGTTTCTCGCAGCGCTGTCTTGGCGAGGTGgtcgcctcgccaaactcacgctaccgcctcagcaacattccaaaaaaaaaagactaactcgatatgcttgcatgtttatttgacgttaacacacgtttttttgttgctgctttcgcgcgtgcatgtactgaatggcagggaaaaaacacatggatacgccccccctgtgctttctgtgtctctgctctgtcttctctaacatagaaagtactcctgggtcaatgtgagcttctgtgctttctgtgtctctgctctgtcttctctaacataaggcaaggcaaggcaaggcaaatttatttatatagcacaattcagtacaaagacaatgcaaagtgctttacatgattaaaatatagcaaaataaaacagaataagagcaagtaggaataaaatatagaaagaaaatagaacaaaaaagtggtgattcagttaactaggacagttgaaggcaattttaaacaaatgtgtttttaatcttgatttaaaagaactcaggctttccgcacttttacagttttctggaagtttgttccagataattggagcataggaactaaatgctgcttcccgtactcctgggtcaatgtgagcttctgtgctttctgtgtctctgctctgtcttctctaagccccagtgggtggaggcagatgagcgttcacactgagcctggttctggttctgctggaggttctcctccctgttaaaggggagttttcctctccactgtcgcttcatgcatgctcagtatgagggattgctgcaaagccatcaacaatgcagacgactgtccactgtggctctacgctctttcaggaggagtgaatgctgcttggagagacttgatgcaacctgctgggtttccttagagaggaaactttctcgccaacctggaggatctgatggagtctgactttagacGACATGTTGGGAATTGAACctatatagaaataaaactgaatttaactgaaaatgtaattaactCTGTCCTGAGCTGGGATGCAAACAGCAGCCAGGAAGAACGAGGAAAACTCTCGCAGTGATGGGAGTTTTCCAAGACGGCTGAAGGACTCAGTTTAGCTAAGCTGCATCTGGACTTCAAAGAAAACCCTCCCAGCCTGGTGACATCACAGGGGGGCGGGGCTTACCTTTGTGAGCAAGACAGCGGACGCTCTGTCGGCTTTGAATGTCCCAGAGACGAACCGTCTCGTCATGTGATCCTGAGACGAGGAGAGTCCCATCCATTGAGACGGAGAGACACGTGACCAGGTTCCTAAggagaaccgggtcagaaaTCACTGAAGTACCTGGTTCTGGATATGAGTGTTTTCAGACCCAGCTGATGGGACAGTACACccaaagaggaagatgagcgaCTCCTGAACACCTCAGGCTGATCTACTGCAGGTCACATAATAAccaatgacccccccccccccccccccccagcattgGTTACAGAGCATAACAACACGCCTGTCTCACCTGTGTCCCTTGAGCACCTGGTTTCCTTCGCTGTCGGACTGGAAGGATCTTTCCCGGGTCAGACCCTGCGGACAGAAAAGCCAGATCAGGCTCAGTTTGTTTCCTCCTGTCACTGAGCTGCAGAGTTAAAGCCTGAACCACAGAACACCtgacagtaatttccctctgggatcattaaagtatttctgattctgcttCACCGTTAACGCTCTGAACACTTCCTCTTACCACGCGCATTTCTGACACCATTTGTCTGAAACTGCTCACCTTTCTGCTTCCCTGTTGCTGTTCTTGAGCTGCTGCCAGgttatattttacattaattaaTGAGCAAATTAGGCGAGCTGAGAAAGCCTTCAGGAATAACAAATGAGTCCAGGGGCCTCGGAAAGTTCACTTGTGCCATCATTTCTCCTCCTGCTGAGTGGAAATATTTCAAGTCCAGGCTGACTccagccagcagggggcagcagggGGTggctgctctgacccttcctgtcaACAATCCAGCAGCACACATGAGAAGAAGAAACTAGGGGTACATATCTAAATCAGAACATTTGAAATCAGACAGGCTGTCAGGATTATTCTCATGTTTCCAGCTCTTCAGCGGCTCGATTAGAACCAGTTCAACCTGTGATGACAAACGCAGTTTCTGAATTTCTTTTCAGACCTGCTGAACCTGCAGATGAACACATAGGAAACTAAAGTCCATTCCCACATGCAGTGCATGTCAACAGCACTGAGTCTACAGGAGtttcctaaccctaacccgTTAATGCCATCTGGGACAAACTGGACCCTGAACCGGGTCGGCTCATGTGTGCGTCTTTAATCAGCGACTTCAGTTTGTTAACGAGGATTTCACGTCATGAAATCCTTCACCAAAGCATCTTgaaacaaaatcctgaaatgCACAAAGTGTGGAATAAAGACGTTCTAGCTCCATGCTTcaaagggaagctgctaatctGCTCAGTGTGGTTTTTAGCCGCTGCTCCCAGAGAAATGACTGATGACCTAACCCACGGATAATCAGACCAGCAGCCCTTCCATTATAAAAAACGATAGCATGAACATATTTCTCTTCCAGAGGACGTTTGTATCTTCTATAAGTGTTTCTAGTGTCAAAAGGTctgatatttgttttatttttaatttgcgTCTGTGCTTTATAGTTTCTTTACTCAGACCTCGTCAGCAAACTAAAACTTTAATCACCTCACAAATTATTAGCATCAATCAGACTGAAACTGCTCTGATTGCTGATACGTCATCTGATCCGGTTAAAGTGAACTTGGTGCTGATGTGGAGGACGGTTCAGCCCAGAACTTCATCTAACAAACATCCTGACTGGATCATTTGGTGTAGAGCCCATATTAACGGTGGAATACCGACTGTCTCTGTAATCCCGACCCATTTCAACCTGTTAAATTATCAAAATTAGGGCACTGAAACGACTAAAGATTAAACTATTAAAATTTAATCGCAtattttcttagtttatttgtgaaagtgtaaaagcctatttgggaattttaatatgcaattttgcaataaatgacactaataaaaaaaacatgcttgtacaaaaatatttttattttttataaggGGGGAGGAGGGCTAACGCCACCCTCTTccagatattttaatttttttataagaggggaggggggctaACGCCACCCTCTTCCAGGCCGGTAGAAACCTTAACAGAGCGAAGGTAAACGGAGCTGAAGCTCTCAGGTAGGATTTTAGCCTCAGGTAACTCACCTGGCCGCAAAGAGACACCTGCAAGATGTTCCCGTCACGTCCGCCACAGAACAGGAAGTACTCGGAGGGGTCAAAGGTCACAGACATGATCTCCACGTCAAAGaggacagacagcagcagctcacCAGAGGAAAGCTCCCACACCTGGACAGATGAAGATTCAAGGATGTTTAGTGTAACCATGCAGCCATTATGAAAGTTGGGTGAGACGTGAGCTCTGACCCAGCGCACCTGTCCAGGTATACAGTCTCACCTTTACAGTCCGATCTAACGATGATGTGGCGACTCTGGCCTGAGCTCCCATGTGACCACAGTGCAGGTCTGTGATTGGCAGGGAGTGACGGGACAGGATGTGGCGTGGCTCGGGGGCGTGGCTTATGTCCAGCTGGACCACACTGAGGGACAGAGATGATCAGCTGATTAGAGCAAAGAGCCAAACCATTCAGTTCCTGCTGATCCGAATCCGACTGTCTCCAGAACCGCTCTGAACAACGCAGGAAAAAGCTGGAAGACCTGCTGCCATTAACTCTGAGGGTCCTGCTCCACCTAACTGGTTCtgtttaaatcaaattaaatcctCCACCTGTGACCTAAAATATGGTGTTCCCCAAGGCTCGGTCTTAGGCCCTGCTGGGGATCAGTCAGTCAAGTttcaccttcttgtatgagccgatgtgacgagtgaatttctccattgtgagatcaataaagactatcttatctttaTCTACACAACTAAAGGCACGCAGCTCTGTAGACCTGCACAGCAGCGTGGACGCAGTGTGCGGCGTGGACGCAGTGTGTGGCGCGGACGCAGTGTGCGGCGTGGACGCAGTGTGCGGCGTAGACGCAGTGTGCGGCGTGGACGCAGCGTGTGGCGCGGACGCAGTGTGTGGCAGTGTGCGGCGCGGACGCAGTGTGTGGCGCGGACGCAGTGTGTGGCAGTGTGTGGCGCGGACGCAGTGTGTGGCGCGGACACAGTGTGTGGCGCGGACACAGTGTGTGGCAGTGTGCGGCGCGGACGCAGTGTGTGGCGCGGACGCAGTGTGTGGCGCGGACACAGTGTGTGGCAGTGTGCGGCGCGGACGCAGTGTGCGGCAGTGGACGCAGTGTGTGGCAGTGTGTGGCGCGGACGCAGTGTGTGGCGCGGACGCAGTGTGTGGCGCGGACACAGTGTGTGGCGCGGACGCAGTGTGTGGCAGTGTGTGGCGCGGACGCAGTGTGTGGCGCGGACGCAGTGTGTGGCGCGGACACAGTGTGTGGCAGTGTGCGGCGCGGACGCAGTGTGCGGCAGTGGACGCAGTGTGCGGCAGTGGACGCAGTGTGTGGCAGTGTGTGGCGTGGACGCAGTGTGTGGCGCGGACGCAGTGTGTGGCGCGGACGCAGTGTGTGGCGCGGACGCAGTGTGTGGCGCGGACGCAGTGTGTGGCGCGGACGCAGTGTGTGGCAGTGTACGGCGCGGACGCTGTGTGCGGCGCGGACGCAGTGTGCAGCAGTGGACGCAGTGTGCGGCAGTGGACGCAGTGTGCGGCAGTGGACGCAGTGTATGGCGTGGACGCAGTGTGTGGCAGTGGACGCAGTGTGCGGCAGTGGACGCAGTGTATGGCGTGGACGCAGTGTGTGGCAGTGTGTGGCAGTGTGTGGCGCGGACGCAGTGTGTGGCGCGGACGCAGTGTGCGGCAGTGTGTGGCAGTGTGTGGCGCGGACGCAGTGTGTGGCGCGGACGCAGTGTGCGGCAGTGGACGCAGTGTGTGGCGCGGACGCAGTGTGTGGCAGTGGACGCAGTGTGTGGCAGTGGACGCAGTGTGCGGCGCGGACGCAGTGTGTGGCAGTGGACGCAGTGTGTGGCGTGGACGCAGTGTGTGGCGTGGACGCAGTGTGTGTGGCGCGGACGCAGTGTGTGTGGCGCGGACGCAGTGTGTGGCAGTGTGTGGCGCGGACGCAGTGTGTGGCGCGGACGCAGTGTGTGGCGCGGACGCAGTGTGCGGCAGTGGACGCAGTGTGTGGCGCGGACGCAGTGTGTGGCGCGGACGCAGTGTGTGGCAGTGGACGCAGTGTGCGGCAGTGGACGCAGTGTGCGGCGCGGACGCAGTGTGTGGCAGTGGACGCAGTGTGTGGCGCGGACGCAGTGTGTGGCGCGGACGCAGTGTGTGGCAGTGGACGCAGTGTGCGGCAGTGGACGCAGTGTGCGGCAGTGGACGCAGTGTGTGGCGCGGACGCAGTGTGTGGCAGTGGACGCAGTGTGCGGCAGTGGACGCAGTGTGCGGCGCGGACGCAGTGTGTGGCAGTGGACGCAGTGTGCGGCGCGGACGCAGTGTGTGGCAGTGGACGCAGTGTGTGGCGTGGACGCAGTGTGTGGCAGTGTGTGGCGCGGACGCAGTGTGTGGCGCGGACGCAGTGGGCAtcgagctaataacagctagcgcatTAGCCATTTTACTCCCAGACAGGAATTTTAGTAACTGTTTAAATCACTCTCTGGGTTTGGGTCTTTCTGAAATTGATTGAGGAGTCTGATGTCTGGACACATTTGATCCCAGAGGTTTTTTCCTTTGCCAGCTTAGTGTCGGCCTCTGACCTTTCACACAGGTGTGCTGCCGTTCCTGGGTAACCACCAGGTGACCTACCTGCACAAGCTCCACACAAGCGCCAGGTTGTCTTTGCCCGCAGACACAAAATGGCTGCTGTCATCGGTGAACTTCAGACATGTGACATCCTGATAGTGTCGACTGAGCACCGCCAGCAGCTTACCTGTGCACACCTGGACCAATCAGAGCACAGGgtttacaaacacacacagctgtcAACAGAAGCATGCAGTTGCTATGGAAACCAGTAGACTCACCTCCCACAGGTAGACGGCCTCAGCGACTCCAGCAGCGAGGAAGGCTCCATCAAGTGAGGTGGTGAGACAGGTGACCACACCTGGACAGACGATCTTCTGCTGCAACTGGTCCTGCACACACAGAATATCATGAGACTCACGGCTCGGCCTCCAACCTCGACAAATGTCATCGTCACATTTTCTGACGAAGAACACCAGGGTCCTTTAGTCAGGGTAAGGGTGCAGGCGTTTGAACTGCTCCTTTAGGAAATAATGAATTCTGTTACATTGATTACAGCAACAAATTGTTCTGATTGCTGTTATTACTTATGGATTTGTCTTTGCCCCGGATTCCTAAACATTTGACCAGCCACTATTCCCCTTAAGGGGCCATAACATCActgtattattttcatttttttaatagatttaatttttttttttttagattttttgcggctctagtggctcgcttttattgacagtagactgacaggaagggggtagaagagagagagagacatgcggcaaagttcggtcggattcgaacccgggtcgaccgcgtcgaggactaaaggcctccaaacatgggtcgCACTACCCGCTACGCCACGAGCGCGCCCCGACATCACTGTATTAACCATGTCAAGTAGTTGATATGACAGCAAATTCTCCAGAGAAAATAACCGTGTTGTTTTGCCAGGCCAGATGTTCCTTCTCAGTAAAATTAGTGGGTACGCTAATGATATGCACATCCCTCTGATTTGGCTTTCCAATATGGCTGTCAGCACTTCCCCTGTGCGGCATCTCAACCATCAACCTGTACAAGGCTTCAGAGCTGGCCACTGACCTTAGGGCTGGGTATATGGAGTTAAAACAGTGACAGTTTACTTCGAAAAACAGAATTGGCATTGTACAATCATGGGAAGATTAGACATTGGAAAATCAAACATTggtagaaagtaaaaacttgattttctcattttatgctgcagcttttttcaaTGGGATGTTTTTAGTGTCTCTGCAGAGCTCCAGCTATGACGTCACTACAAGCTGGCGGTTTTGCCGTCGGGGCAGGGCTAAATTGAAGGCTCCTTCATTGGCCCTCCGGTTTTTTCCAGTACTCCTCATACTCCTCCTCATACTCCACAATACTCCTCCTCATACtagcagattttgaggtgttccctgtcgttttaattaatgactcaaattcgtcAAAACCTtctgatatattaaagaattattgtTGCTCTTAGACAATGTAATTTGGAAAAAACTGGtcagttatataacttgtttagcttgtttttaatcgcttatataacttgtttcacTTATATTATGGGAAGAGCTGGTACTTGTTTTTGAGATCacataaactaagagcaacatttATGCTCGTGCTCTGAGTTTTgcctgttattttgtttctcaCGTAActtgtgttgtgggaaagactgatttcATGTGAAACTAGAATTATATTATGCTTCACACACTGATTTGCactctgttattttatttctcacatCGATTCTGTTGCATGTTATTTTGCTTctcacactgctgagatgctgggaacggtttctgttttggaaacatgttttgggaaACAGGGCGGCTGTGGAGGGAGAAATGGCCATCTTTCTCCACACCTGGCCCTTTGTTTGTAAGTGTATAAAGGGTAGACTGCCCTCAGTCCGTTGAAGTCTGCCGTGGGAGGATGCCCGGCCGCGTTGATGTCGCTCTAACCAAactgaccgacttccca encodes the following:
- the wdr18 gene encoding WD repeat-containing protein 18, translated to MAAPLEVVISSDSVSQLWNCTVFDLHSGSSLLSYRGGNSAARGLAVLRGEFLLSAQLGKNFINVWEIQRKDQLQQKIVCPGVVTCLTTSLDGAFLAAGVAEAVYLWEVCTGKLLAVLSRHYQDVTCLKFTDDSSHFVSAGKDNLALVWSLCSVVQLDISHAPEPRHILSRHSLPITDLHCGHMGAQARVATSSLDRTVKVWELSSGELLLSVLFDVEIMSVTFDPSEYFLFCGGRDGNILQVSLCGQGLTRERSFQSDSEGNQVLKGHRNLVTCLSVSMDGTLLVSGSHDETVRLWDIQSRQSVRCLAHKGPVTNAVIMAVSANMFLPDSRPAIPLPRFSRHLHASEGSDGEAGEVCVRPARQAQDEEESYLQKADRLYSLMRAVSDKSVLGDGENTKVRVAELEEEVQTLKKVNKDLFEFSSQLLTKPTESH